Below is a genomic region from Bacteroidota bacterium.
CCCAAAAACAGGTAGCTGATAAAGAAAAACTACTGTTGTATGCCGATAACAAGGTAATGACAGAGGACGAGTATAAGCAGTACCGCCTGCAAAAAGACGGCAGCACGTTTATTAAGATTAAAGACGACCCCCGCGTAACTAAAGTGGGTAAGTTTATACGCAATACCAGTATTGATGAACTGCCCCAGTTGTGGAACGTGCTAAAAGGCGATATGAGTATTGTGGGCAACCGTCCGCTACCCATGTATGAGGCTGAGAAGCTGACTACCGACCGCTTTGCACTGCGTTTTATGGCTCCTGCGGGTATTACAGGACTTTGGCAGGTGACCAAACGCGGTAAAAAAGGCGAAATGAGCGAAGAAGAGCGCATTGGCCTTGATAACGACTATGCCCGCAACTACTCGCTATGGTTTGATATCAAACTGATACTAAAAACCATCCCCGCTCTTTTCCAAAAAGAGAACGTATAGTCCACCTGTCTTGAGCTTGCCGAAAGAAGCTTGCCGAAAGGCTCATCGGGAATAAATCCTAACCCGCCATCCTTCGACAGGCTCAGGACATTAACAGCCGCACAGATAACGCAACAGTTATCAAAAACCATTCGTCGTTCAACGGGCAGTGCGTGGCTTCTCTCCTTGAGTAAGGAGGGACAGAGGGAGGTTTGATATATTATCGGGAATAAATCCCGATGCTATTGGGCGGTTCTTACTTCATATAACCCAACTGCCTTTCCCAACTTGTTTTTAATCCGTTGCTGAAACCTTCGTGGTGATAGCACCTTCATCCGTTCGCCAAAGCCCAGTATTTCGCGCTCCAGCTCAAAATTCATCACCACATTAATAGTAATATAAATACCTTCCTCATCTTGTCGCCTCACCTCTTGTGAGGGATGCAGGGGTTTGGTAATCACATACGGTGCGTTATCCTTATCCA
It encodes:
- a CDS encoding sugar transferase; this translates as MPWNKRAFDIFFSSLALLMLSPLFLLVALAVRLESKGPVFYYSLRVGTGYNIFRFYKFRSMYTNADARLKDLKHLNQYQNKPEAEQKESSAPQKQVADKEKLLLYADNKVMTEDEYKQYRLQKDGSTFIKIKDDPRVTKVGKFIRNTSIDELPQLWNVLKGDMSIVGNRPLPMYEAEKLTTDRFALRFMAPAGITGLWQVTKRGKKGEMSEEERIGLDNDYARNYSLWFDIKLILKTIPALFQKENV